In Oceanidesulfovibrio indonesiensis, the sequence GATCTGCCTCCCTTTGTTGCGTCCTTCCTGTTGAACAAAGACCCACTCACCAGTTGAGTTCTGGCGATGCTCAAGCAGCACGTCGAACAAGGCGTCTGTCATGGGAATCCAATCCGCTTCCATGCTGCCATTCTCACGCTTCTTCGTGTTGAGGCTTACCCGGCGTTCAATGAAGTCCACATCGGACCACCTGAGCCGGAACAGCTCGCCAATGCGTGCGCCGGTGAAGATGAGGGTCAGAAGCAGAACCTTGTCCTGGCCTTCGGCCTTCCCCACCACACGCCAGAAGTCGGACTCTGGCGGCACATAGCGTGGATTTTTTGATGCGGGGAACGTCAGTGCTTTGCGTTTCTTGAATGGGTTCTTCCCATCCGGGAAGCCGTCGAGGAACTCCAAGCCCCATTCCCACGCGGCGGAGAGGTTCTTCCGTTCCTTGTTGGCCGCGTACCCGCTGCGCTGCTGGTATTGCCCCTGAAGGTGCTCAAGGGCTTTGGCCGGCGTGATGCTCACCATCAGCGTTTCCTTGCCAAAAGCCTTGACCAGGCGCTTCATGACGTTCTTTTTCTCGGAGTAGGTCTTCGGTGCATAACGCTGGGAGTAGTCCAGATACCGATTCGCCCACTCAATCACAGAGACCATGGCGGTTGGCTGCGGGGTCGGGTCTGCTCCCTGGCCTGCAAGGTGACGCCGCATGTCCACTTCCCATGCTTGGGCGTCTTCCTTGTTGTCCATCAGGGGAGACCTGATGCGCCGCCCCTGCACCTTCACCTGCCCGTGCCACTGCCCGGTCCACTTCCCGTTCCTCTTGAACTTGTGAGGCATATTGACTCCTGATTCGCTCGCCGATCAGACTGTCAAAGAACAGTGGCTTGGACCTCGGAGTATTCCGATACCCGCCGTAGCGGGCAGGGTTACGCAGAACCGTTGCCACTGTCACGCCAAAGAGCGCCGCGACATCCTCTATGGACCAAAGCGGCCCAAGGTCTGAGGGCGTCGGGATCGACAATGCTCTAAACCTCCACCGCCTGGTTGCCTTCGGTCAGAGGGTTCCAGCCCTCCAGTTCCCGCACCTCATTCACGGTCAGGATGCCATTCTTGACGGCGATCTCATGGCCGCGCCAGCGGGCGTCATGGTCGCCACGCAAGAAGCCGGAGAGGTCGAACTCCAGCCGGTGCGTGTCGCGTGTCGCTGCGGAGAACACGCTCCTGGTGAACGCGGCTTCGATTTTGCGGCACCAGGGGGCCACGGTGAACATGGCGAACCACCGGCCGGCGGTCTCCGAGTTCGTGAAGGTGTTGTGCGTGTAGTCCTGCACCAGCGGCGGCGGCACCTGGAATATGCGGCACATTTCTTCCACGGAGAACTTGCGCGAGCCAAGCAATTCCGCGTCCTCGGGCGTCATGGTCATTTGCTGCCATTCAAGGCCCTGGTCGAGCAGGAAGAACTTGCCGCGATTCGCTGCGCCGGCGTGCATTTGCTCGATTTGCTGGCGAAGCTGCTTGCGGGCATCCTCGGGCAGTTTGCCGTCCAGCTTGAAAGCGCCGGAAGGGTTCAGGCCATTGCGGTGCAGCGCGTTGGCTGCTTCCTGTACGGCAAGGCCACCTTCCACAGCGCCAGCCGCTCTGTGGAGTCGTGCGCGTCCGATTAATCCATCGTCGGTGCGGTCCCGGAGGTGCAAGACCTCGTGTTCCAGAAGGCGGCGCATCTTGCCTTGCCCGCCGTATATGCTGGTCATCTCGGTTACGTCGTAGGCCAGCTTTCCGTTCGGGAGCATCTGCACGGAGACCCATTGCCAGGGGATGGGCTTCAAAGCCGATACCCGGCCGGCACCATCGGTCACGATCTCCACCAGGGCGTTACCCCGGAGAAGGACCTCAGCAATCAGCCATTCCACGAAGTCAGGCCACGATTGATGATCGTTCACGCCGCGCCGGATGAGCTTTGACAGCGGGTGTCTTTCGTCCACGTCGCGGCCGTTCTCGGTCTCCCTGTAGACGTATGCCTGGATCGAGGCCGCTGCCGTCGCTATGACATTCGTACAGGCCAGGACCACACTCAGGTTCTCAGCGATCCGCGAGGTTACAATGGCACCTGTGGCCGTGTTCAGGCCGGAGAGTGCGCTCCACGAGGGATCCACGGCGCGGGTCTCTTTCTTGCGGAACAAGTCTAAAATTTTCATACGGTCTCCAGGTAGAGCTTGGCGATATTGAGGCGCGGTGTCTTGGCGCGGGCTTGTACCACAGTGCCGTCATAGGCCGGCCATGCGCTTACGACGCTGATTTCATGCAGGGTCACG encodes:
- a CDS encoding tyrosine-type recombinase/integrase, with product MPHKFKRNGKWTGQWHGQVKVQGRRIRSPLMDNKEDAQAWEVDMRRHLAGQGADPTPQPTAMVSVIEWANRYLDYSQRYAPKTYSEKKNVMKRLVKAFGKETLMVSITPAKALEHLQGQYQQRSGYAANKERKNLSAAWEWGLEFLDGFPDGKNPFKKRKALTFPASKNPRYVPPESDFWRVVGKAEGQDKVLLLTLIFTGARIGELFRLRWSDVDFIERRVSLNTKKRENGSMEADWIPMTDALFDVLLEHRQNSTGEWVFVQQEGRNKGRQIKEYRGFPKELCKKAEVKPFDNHGIRHLTASVLARNSVPQVVIKNILRHKSLRMSDRYVHGPEDMRPYLGVLEGGLSNLEVQHEVQQ
- a CDS encoding phage portal protein, which codes for MKILDLFRKKETRAVDPSWSALSGLNTATGAIVTSRIAENLSVVLACTNVIATAAASIQAYVYRETENGRDVDERHPLSKLIRRGVNDHQSWPDFVEWLIAEVLLRGNALVEIVTDGAGRVSALKPIPWQWVSVQMLPNGKLAYDVTEMTSIYGGQGKMRRLLEHEVLHLRDRTDDGLIGRARLHRAAGAVEGGLAVQEAANALHRNGLNPSGAFKLDGKLPEDARKQLRQQIEQMHAGAANRGKFFLLDQGLEWQQMTMTPEDAELLGSRKFSVEEMCRIFQVPPPLVQDYTHNTFTNSETAGRWFAMFTVAPWCRKIEAAFTRSVFSAATRDTHRLEFDLSGFLRGDHDARWRGHEIAVKNGILTVNEVRELEGWNPLTEGNQAVEV